From the genome of Streptomyces sp. NBC_00659, one region includes:
- a CDS encoding FUSC family protein: MFMAPDPGLFRLRVSIRAVLGIGLAVTLCQSAGLSLPASIAGGLAALLAMFTVGDPTVRGQAGTTALLPVAGFPVLAVATSLHGAPMLRDTIWLAVVFAGVYARRFGPRGHALGIFAFMMFFTTQFLHAVPGQLPQLYAAVALSLAASSAVRFGAWCIERRSPLPAAPLPLEGRGLARPATRQAFQATAACAFALAAGQLLSHDRWYWAVGTAWWIFVNTASRGETLVRGFRRVVGTFVGIGAGLLVAVPLHGAPAPTAALVAVSVFGIFYTATPSYSWMMFFVTVMAGLLYGLLGVLHPGLLGLRLAETGVGALGAALAVALVLPITTHTVTDRWIERALRAVHGCTSAAARRLAGDAQADPAPLAGELEALLGRVRMALAPLVHPLNPMRQRKERARAILALLDDCAREVRGLAAVAADPDASHDVRLTAACRRVETAMESLVGAVPGGASATHHGAPGHHPGAEQALVHLHGLERALVAMATPLRGPRRGSRLVGA; encoded by the coding sequence ATGTTCATGGCGCCGGATCCGGGACTTTTCCGGCTGCGGGTCTCGATCCGGGCGGTGCTCGGCATCGGCCTTGCGGTCACGCTGTGCCAGTCGGCCGGACTCTCGCTCCCCGCCTCGATCGCCGGCGGGCTCGCGGCGCTCCTCGCGATGTTCACGGTCGGCGACCCGACCGTGCGCGGCCAGGCCGGCACCACCGCGCTGCTCCCCGTGGCCGGTTTCCCGGTCCTCGCGGTGGCGACCTCCCTGCACGGGGCGCCGATGCTGCGGGACACGATCTGGCTCGCCGTGGTCTTCGCCGGGGTGTACGCCCGCCGCTTCGGCCCGCGCGGGCACGCGCTCGGCATCTTCGCGTTCATGATGTTCTTCACGACCCAGTTCCTGCACGCCGTGCCCGGCCAGCTCCCGCAGCTGTACGCCGCCGTCGCCCTGTCGCTCGCGGCGTCCTCGGCCGTGCGGTTCGGCGCCTGGTGCATCGAGCGGCGCAGCCCCCTGCCGGCCGCGCCGCTGCCGTTGGAGGGGCGGGGGCTGGCGCGCCCCGCCACCCGGCAGGCCTTCCAGGCGACCGCGGCCTGCGCCTTCGCGCTCGCCGCGGGCCAGCTCCTCTCGCACGACCGCTGGTACTGGGCCGTCGGCACCGCGTGGTGGATCTTCGTCAACACGGCCTCGCGCGGCGAGACGCTGGTCCGCGGCTTCCGGCGCGTGGTCGGCACGTTCGTCGGAATCGGGGCCGGGCTCCTGGTCGCCGTACCGCTGCACGGCGCGCCCGCGCCCACGGCCGCCCTCGTCGCGGTGAGCGTCTTCGGGATCTTCTACACGGCCACGCCCTCGTACAGCTGGATGATGTTCTTCGTGACCGTCATGGCGGGCCTGCTCTACGGGCTGCTCGGCGTCCTGCATCCGGGACTCCTGGGCCTCCGGCTCGCCGAGACCGGTGTCGGCGCGCTCGGTGCCGCTCTCGCGGTGGCGCTCGTGCTGCCGATCACCACGCACACGGTCACCGACCGCTGGATCGAGCGCGCCCTGCGTGCCGTGCACGGCTGTACCTCGGCGGCCGCCCGGCGGCTCGCGGGTGACGCCCAGGCCGACCCCGCGCCGCTCGCGGGGGAGCTCGAAGCACTCCTGGGGCGTGTACGGATGGCTCTCGCGCCCCTGGTGCATCCGCTCAACCCGATGCGGCAGCGCAAGGAGCGGGCCCGCGCGATCCTCGCCCTGCTGGACGACTGCGCCCGCGAGGTGCGAGGTCTCGCCGCTGTCGCCGCCGACCCGGACGCCTCGCACGACGTCCGCCTCACGGCGGCCTGCCGACGGGTCGAGACCGCGATGGAGTCCCTGGTCGGCGCCGTGCCGGGGGGCGCTTCGGCGACCCACCACGGCGCCCCCGGCCACCACCCCGGTGCCGAGCAGGCGCTCGTGCACCTGCATGGACTGGAGCGGGCGCTCGTCGCGATGGCGACACCGCTGCGCGGACCGCGACGCGGCTCGCGGCTCGTCGGCGCCTGA
- a CDS encoding SpoIIE family protein phosphatase has translation MTEHHTHHEGTAPAQSLLPPAVAADGGPPQTDRLRYLDVATRRIARGMDLDETLRELRQAAVPAFADAVFIHLDDPLPVGRERSTAPVVLRLHSSERALPAPPHADAAPHAGSAPPPPPFPEVAERVDPVGAGRLAELLRDGRPAFGDAPGNAPAVAELLAAGTDPRCTLPPGHRLIIAPLHGSHHVMGTVVLFRGSERPDFTSDDLLVASQLATHTALGVQKAVMYGHEAAVADTLQHTMLPSSLPEPTGIRLASRYLPASKTAQVGGDWYDAIPLPGNRVALIVGDVMGHSMTSAAIMGQLRTIVQTLAGLDLPPDEVLHHLDEQAQRLGSDHIATCLYAIYDPISHRLLMANAGHPPAVLLHEDGRAEVLGVPPGAPIGVGGVVFESVEMAAPTGATLVLYTDGLVESRDTDIGSGVEALRIRLQSTAQGLASLEVLCDHVLGTLGPGSRDDDIALLAARFDGFPPDSVGYWYLAPHPMTAGQARRLTRRALRRWGLESLVDPTELMVSEIVTNAVRFASRPLSLRLLRTDVLRCEVTDDSPQVPRMRQAGLGDESGRGLFLVNQLALRWGATRLSSGKVVWFEQKIPAK, from the coding sequence GTGACCGAGCATCACACCCACCACGAGGGCACCGCCCCGGCACAGAGCCTGCTCCCACCTGCCGTGGCGGCGGACGGCGGCCCGCCGCAGACCGACCGCCTCCGGTATCTCGACGTGGCGACGCGGCGGATCGCCCGCGGGATGGACCTCGACGAGACGCTGCGGGAACTGCGGCAGGCGGCCGTACCGGCGTTCGCGGACGCGGTCTTCATCCACCTCGACGATCCGCTGCCGGTGGGCAGGGAGCGGTCGACGGCACCCGTCGTACTCCGCCTTCACAGCTCCGAACGGGCGCTGCCGGCGCCGCCGCACGCCGACGCAGCCCCGCACGCCGGTTCGGCCCCGCCTCCACCGCCGTTCCCCGAGGTCGCCGAGCGCGTGGATCCGGTCGGCGCCGGCCGGCTCGCGGAGCTGCTGCGGGACGGGCGTCCCGCGTTCGGTGACGCGCCGGGCAACGCGCCCGCCGTCGCCGAACTGCTCGCCGCGGGGACCGACCCACGGTGCACCCTGCCGCCGGGTCACCGTCTGATCATCGCGCCGCTGCACGGCAGCCATCACGTCATGGGCACGGTCGTCCTGTTCCGGGGCTCCGAACGCCCGGACTTCACCAGCGACGATCTGCTCGTCGCCTCACAGCTGGCCACGCACACCGCACTCGGGGTCCAGAAGGCGGTGATGTACGGCCACGAGGCCGCCGTGGCGGACACGCTCCAGCACACCATGCTCCCGTCGTCGCTGCCCGAGCCCACCGGGATCCGGCTGGCCAGCCGCTACCTGCCCGCCTCGAAGACCGCCCAGGTCGGCGGCGACTGGTACGACGCGATCCCGCTTCCCGGCAACCGCGTCGCGCTGATCGTCGGCGACGTCATGGGCCACTCCATGACCTCCGCCGCGATCATGGGCCAGCTGCGCACCATCGTGCAGACCCTGGCCGGTCTCGATCTGCCGCCCGACGAGGTCCTGCACCATCTCGACGAGCAGGCCCAACGGCTGGGCAGCGACCACATCGCGACCTGCCTCTACGCGATCTACGACCCGATCTCGCACCGCCTGCTGATGGCGAACGCCGGCCACCCGCCCGCGGTACTGCTCCACGAGGACGGCCGGGCCGAGGTGCTGGGCGTTCCGCCCGGTGCCCCGATCGGCGTCGGCGGTGTCGTCTTCGAGTCGGTGGAGATGGCCGCACCCACCGGGGCGACCCTGGTGCTGTACACCGACGGGCTCGTCGAGTCCCGCGACACGGACATCGGAAGCGGCGTCGAGGCACTGCGGATCCGTCTCCAGAGCACCGCCCAGGGACTCGCCTCACTGGAAGTGCTCTGCGACCACGTGCTGGGAACCCTCGGCCCTGGGTCCCGCGACGACGACATCGCCCTGCTCGCCGCCCGGTTCGACGGCTTCCCGCCGGACAGCGTCGGTTACTGGTACCTGGCTCCCCACCCGATGACCGCGGGCCAGGCACGCCGACTGACCCGCAGGGCCCTGCGCCGCTGGGGTCTCGAGTCCCTGGTCGACCCGACGGAACTCATGGTCAGCGAGATCGTGACGAACGCCGTGCGGTTCGCCTCGCGGCCCCTCTCGCTACGGCTGCTGCGCACCGACGTACTCCGCTGCGAGGTGACCGACGACTCGCCCCAGGTGCCCAGGATGCGGCAGGCCGGCCTCGGGGACGAGAGCGGTCGCGGCCTGTTCCTGGTCAATCAACTCGCCCTGCGCTGGGGCGCGACACGCCTGAGCAGCGGCAAGGTCGTCTGGTTCGAGCAGAAGATCCCGGCGAAGTAG
- a CDS encoding NAD(+)/NADH kinase, translated as MSVHRVGLVVHQGRAAARDAARAVHDWCDARGIRCTEIDVWAKDQRRRGGREEAEAAGNPDLVVTLGGDGTFLRGARIAVKSGANVLGVDLGKVGFLTEVPAADVTRALQAVHEGKAIVEERMTLTLRASRVLEIPGSMEAVLCYGRGPALPPPQVRADTTEGDGWGVALDVAALNDVVLEKLARDRQVSVGVYLAGRRLASYSADAFAVATPTGSTAYSFAAGGPVLSPHMDAVVFTPIAPHMTFNRSVVAAPDEPVALRVLPHSGQAAVSIDGQLRGVLDPGDWIGVFRAPQRVRLIRLHPTDFYGRLRDRFRLTDAPATAADGEAAPFFRPDTPIPPDLAELRLPPPSAAR; from the coding sequence GTGTCCGTGCACCGTGTCGGCCTGGTCGTCCACCAGGGGCGGGCGGCGGCCCGCGATGCCGCCCGCGCCGTGCACGACTGGTGCGACGCCCGAGGAATCCGGTGCACCGAGATCGACGTCTGGGCCAAGGACCAGCGGCGTCGTGGCGGACGCGAGGAAGCGGAGGCGGCCGGCAACCCGGACCTCGTCGTCACGCTCGGTGGCGACGGCACCTTCCTGCGCGGCGCCCGGATCGCCGTCAAGAGCGGTGCGAACGTGCTGGGCGTCGACCTCGGCAAGGTCGGGTTCCTCACCGAGGTGCCGGCGGCCGACGTCACGCGGGCGCTGCAGGCGGTCCATGAGGGGAAGGCCATCGTCGAGGAACGGATGACGCTGACCCTGCGTGCCTCCCGGGTCCTGGAGATCCCCGGATCGATGGAGGCCGTGCTCTGCTACGGGCGGGGGCCCGCCCTGCCGCCGCCGCAGGTCAGAGCCGACACGACGGAGGGTGACGGCTGGGGGGTGGCACTGGACGTCGCGGCCCTGAACGACGTCGTCCTGGAGAAGCTGGCCCGGGACCGTCAGGTCAGCGTCGGCGTCTACCTCGCCGGGCGGCGGCTGGCCTCCTACTCGGCGGACGCCTTCGCCGTCGCCACCCCCACGGGATCGACCGCCTACAGTTTCGCCGCCGGCGGTCCCGTGCTCTCCCCGCACATGGACGCGGTCGTCTTCACTCCCATCGCGCCCCACATGACCTTCAACCGCAGCGTCGTCGCCGCGCCGGACGAACCCGTCGCCCTGCGGGTGCTGCCCCACTCGGGCCAGGCGGCCGTCAGCATCGACGGCCAGTTGCGCGGGGTGCTCGACCCAGGCGACTGGATCGGGGTCTTCCGGGCTCCGCAGCGGGTCCGTCTGATCCGCCTGCACCCCACCGACTTCTACGGCCGGCTGCGCGACCGCTTCCGCCTCACCGACGCACCGGCCACGGCCGCCGACGGCGAAGCCGCCCCGTTCTTCCGCCCCGACACCCCCATCCCCCCGGACCTCGCCGAACTGCGCCTGCCGCCCCCCTCGGCGGCTCGCTGA
- a CDS encoding multicopper oxidase family protein, which yields MNSINRRTVLAGLGAAGTGLLAACGRDVPDTPSLLSPTGSQVARVERKRGATGRVVSLNVTAAPATLDLGGGVLAKSWAFSGQVPGKEIRISAGDTLSAELSNQLPGATTTSLHWHGISLRSDMDGVPPVTQDPVRAGSNFTYRFVADKPGTYFFHPHVGVQVDRALYAPLIIEDPKEPLSYDDEWVVVLDDWLDGVTGTPDDVFTELSHHMPGMDMNSTGSSRTTSSRSPSPSMPMSVSAPGSPSASSGDNPSTRFRLSGAASPLLGRDAGDVSYPYHLINGRVPTDPAVYNGTPGRRVRLRLVNAGADTAYRVALGGHKLTVTHTDGFPIVHEEVDTLLVAMGERYDVLVTLDDGVFPLVALAEGKDVTGMALVRTGSGGLPDPAVRPKELDGRTVTAGQLRASDGVRLETKDPDQVLRVKLTGSMGTYDWAINGKRFDMADPTSNPLLVQEGQRVRLDFVNATSMWHPMHLHGHTYQLGDTGPRKDTTIVLPRSKVSVLFDADNPGQWMLHCHNAYHSEAGMMALVAYGA from the coding sequence GTGAACAGCATCAACCGTCGCACCGTCCTCGCGGGCCTGGGAGCGGCAGGTACCGGCCTGCTCGCCGCCTGCGGCAGGGACGTCCCCGACACGCCCTCCCTCCTCAGCCCCACCGGATCCCAGGTCGCCCGCGTGGAGAGGAAGCGCGGCGCCACCGGCAGGGTCGTGAGCCTCAACGTGACCGCCGCGCCCGCCACGCTCGACCTGGGCGGCGGCGTGCTGGCCAAGTCCTGGGCCTTCAGCGGCCAGGTTCCCGGCAAGGAGATCCGCATCTCCGCCGGCGACACGCTCTCCGCCGAGCTGTCCAACCAGCTGCCCGGTGCCACCACGACATCCCTCCACTGGCACGGCATCTCGCTGCGCAGCGACATGGACGGCGTTCCGCCGGTCACACAGGACCCGGTGCGGGCGGGCTCCAACTTCACGTACCGCTTCGTCGCCGACAAGCCCGGCACGTACTTCTTCCACCCGCACGTGGGTGTCCAGGTCGACCGCGCCCTGTACGCGCCGCTGATCATCGAGGACCCCAAGGAGCCGCTGTCGTACGACGACGAGTGGGTCGTCGTCCTCGACGACTGGCTCGACGGCGTGACCGGGACGCCCGACGACGTCTTCACCGAGCTCAGCCATCACATGCCCGGCATGGACATGAACAGCACGGGATCGAGCCGGACGACGTCCTCTCGGTCCCCGTCCCCGTCCATGCCGATGTCCGTGTCCGCCCCCGGGTCCCCGTCCGCGTCCTCCGGCGACAACCCGTCGACACGCTTCAGGCTCAGCGGCGCCGCCAGTCCGCTGCTCGGCCGTGACGCGGGGGACGTGAGCTACCCGTACCACCTGATCAACGGACGCGTGCCGACCGACCCGGCCGTCTACAACGGCACGCCCGGCAGGCGGGTCCGCCTCAGGCTCGTCAACGCGGGCGCGGACACCGCGTACCGTGTGGCGCTCGGCGGCCACAAACTGACCGTCACCCACACCGACGGCTTCCCCATCGTGCACGAGGAGGTCGACACCCTGCTGGTCGCCATGGGCGAGCGGTACGACGTGCTGGTCACCCTCGACGACGGCGTCTTCCCGCTCGTCGCACTCGCCGAGGGCAAGGACGTCACCGGCATGGCCCTCGTGCGGACCGGATCGGGAGGCCTGCCGGATCCGGCCGTGCGACCGAAGGAACTGGACGGCCGCACGGTCACCGCCGGGCAGCTGCGCGCGAGCGACGGCGTACGACTCGAGACGAAGGATCCCGACCAGGTTCTGCGCGTCAAGCTCACCGGCAGCATGGGCACGTACGACTGGGCCATCAACGGCAAGCGGTTCGACATGGCCGACCCGACCTCGAACCCGCTGCTGGTCCAGGAGGGCCAGCGGGTCCGGCTCGACTTCGTCAACGCCACCAGCATGTGGCACCCGATGCACCTGCACGGCCACACGTACCAGCTCGGTGATACCGGACCGCGCAAGGACACGACCATCGTGCTGCCGAGGTCGAAGGTGTCCGTCCTCTTCGACGCCGACAACCCCGGACAGTGGATGCTGCACTGCCACAACGCCTACCACAGCGAGGCCGGGATGATGGCGCTCGTGGCCTACGGAGCCTGA
- a CDS encoding lactonase family protein, whose protein sequence is MAYGGRRRQRAFIGSFTAAGGLGVLTAAVDPDTGALTVLSAVDDVPDPSYLAFAPAHDVLYAVSETAEGAVAAFRAHGDKPELTGPPTRTGGSGPTHLSVFDGHVLTADYGSGSVSAVPVRPGGGLAPTASSVLRHTGSGPHTQRQRGPHAHHVQPDPTGRWAVSVDLGTDSVRVCALDGGTLTLHREIALRPGSGPRHLAFHPRGEHAYVLNELAPTVTVCRWDAAEGSLRPVGETPLLSGVPDGDAYPSGIVVSPDGRFVWAAVRGQDSVSVLEVDAGGEGLTLVAEVPCGGVWPRALALDASGCFLYAANERSGDVTWFTVEPDTGVPRRGGSVRAPAASCVIFG, encoded by the coding sequence GTGGCGTACGGCGGCAGACGGCGACAGCGGGCGTTCATCGGGTCGTTCACGGCGGCGGGAGGCCTCGGTGTCCTCACGGCGGCCGTGGACCCGGACACCGGGGCACTGACCGTGCTGAGCGCCGTCGACGACGTACCCGATCCTTCGTATCTCGCGTTCGCGCCCGCGCACGACGTCCTGTACGCGGTCAGCGAGACCGCCGAGGGCGCGGTGGCCGCCTTCCGGGCGCACGGCGACAAGCCGGAACTGACCGGTCCGCCGACCCGGACCGGCGGCAGCGGCCCCACCCACCTCAGTGTCTTCGACGGACACGTCCTGACCGCGGACTACGGCTCGGGCAGCGTCAGCGCGGTACCCGTCCGCCCCGGCGGCGGACTGGCGCCCACCGCTTCCAGCGTGCTGCGGCACACCGGTTCCGGTCCGCACACACAGCGGCAGCGGGGACCGCACGCCCACCACGTGCAGCCCGACCCCACCGGTCGCTGGGCGGTCAGCGTGGACCTCGGCACGGACTCGGTCCGGGTGTGCGCCCTCGACGGCGGAACGCTCACCCTGCACCGCGAGATCGCCCTGCGCCCCGGCTCCGGGCCGCGCCACCTCGCTTTCCACCCGCGGGGCGAGCACGCGTACGTCCTCAACGAACTCGCTCCGACCGTCACCGTCTGCCGCTGGGACGCCGCGGAGGGCTCGCTGCGACCCGTCGGCGAGACGCCGCTCCTCTCCGGTGTCCCGGACGGCGACGCGTACCCCTCGGGCATCGTCGTCTCGCCCGACGGCCGCTTCGTCTGGGCCGCCGTCCGCGGGCAGGACAGTGTCTCCGTGCTCGAGGTCGACGCGGGGGGCGAGGGGCTCACGCTCGTCGCCGAGGTGCCCTGCGGCGGCGTCTGGCCCCGTGCGCTGGCTCTCGACGCCTCGGGGTGCTTCCTCTATGCGGCCAACGAGCGCTCCGGTGACGTGACCTGGTTCACCGTCGAACCGGACACCGGCGTTCCGCGCCGCGGCGGCTCAGTCCGGGCCCCCGCCGCGTCCTGTGTGATCTTCGGCTGA
- a CDS encoding class I SAM-dependent DNA methyltransferase — MINSNPGTDYESILLDREGQAEAFDAIGDRYDEAFPHKEGQVTAGEWLIGSLSEGARVLDLGCGTGVPTARQLTDAGFEVVGVDLSGNMVKLASAYVPDATFHQLDLADLRPGGPRDLGRFDAVAAFFSLLMLPRAEIPLALQTVRHLLVPGGRFVLSMVEADVDDFAIPFLGNTIRVSGYLREDLHRVIEEAGFEIVKETSYTYAPAVTDVPPEEQVFLCCRRCD, encoded by the coding sequence GTGATCAACAGCAATCCCGGGACTGATTACGAGAGCATCCTGCTCGACCGCGAAGGCCAGGCCGAAGCGTTCGACGCCATCGGTGACCGCTACGACGAGGCCTTTCCGCACAAGGAAGGCCAGGTCACCGCGGGCGAGTGGCTGATCGGGTCACTGAGCGAGGGAGCGCGGGTCCTGGATCTCGGCTGCGGCACGGGCGTACCGACCGCGCGCCAACTGACGGACGCCGGGTTCGAGGTCGTGGGGGTCGACCTCTCCGGCAACATGGTGAAGCTCGCGAGCGCCTACGTCCCCGACGCGACGTTCCATCAGCTGGACCTGGCCGACCTGCGCCCGGGCGGACCGCGCGACCTCGGCCGCTTCGACGCCGTCGCCGCCTTCTTCTCGCTGCTGATGCTGCCGCGCGCGGAGATTCCCCTCGCTCTGCAGACCGTCCGTCATCTACTGGTGCCCGGCGGCCGGTTCGTCCTGTCCATGGTCGAGGCCGATGTGGACGACTTCGCGATCCCGTTCCTCGGGAACACGATCAGGGTCTCCGGCTATCTGCGGGAGGACCTGCACAGGGTCATCGAGGAGGCGGGCTTCGAGATCGTCAAGGAGACCTCGTACACGTACGCCCCCGCGGTGACCGATGTCCCGCCCGAGGAACAGGTCTTCCTGTGCTGCCGACGGTGTGACTGA
- a CDS encoding Lrp/AsnC family transcriptional regulator — MPVDELDTRILRLLLEQPRTSVREYARVLGVARGTLQARLDRLERDGVITGTGPSLSPAALGHPVLAFVHIEVTQGHLDDVGDALAAVPEIIEAFSITGGGDLITRVAARDNAHLEDVIQALISLPGVVRTRTEVALRERVPHRLLPLVESIGRAAQG; from the coding sequence ATGCCCGTGGACGAGCTCGACACCCGCATCCTGCGGCTGCTCCTGGAGCAGCCGCGCACCAGCGTCCGTGAATACGCCCGCGTCCTCGGTGTCGCCCGCGGCACGCTCCAGGCCCGCCTCGACCGGCTGGAGCGGGACGGGGTGATCACCGGGACCGGCCCCTCGCTGTCCCCCGCGGCCCTCGGCCATCCCGTGCTCGCGTTCGTGCACATCGAGGTCACGCAGGGCCATCTGGACGACGTGGGCGACGCGCTCGCCGCCGTACCGGAGATCATCGAGGCGTTCTCGATCACCGGCGGCGGCGATCTGATCACCCGGGTCGCGGCGCGCGACAACGCCCACCTGGAGGATGTGATCCAGGCCCTGATCAGCCTGCCCGGCGTGGTCCGCACCCGGACCGAGGTGGCACTGCGGGAACGGGTCCCGCACCGGCTGCTGCCGCTGGTGGAGTCGATCGGCCGGGCGGCACAGGGCTGA
- a CDS encoding TetR/AcrR family transcriptional regulator, giving the protein MHPDKDAPAGSGAPADQDGPLRSDARRNRERILAVALAELTRSADTPLSAIARKAGVGQGTFYRNFHHREALILEIHRHEVRQVTDAAAHLLATRPPDRALREWTDRLARFAMAKAGLAEALRTTTGTPRGVLTRLDHKPLSSAVALLLRTNEEAGTIRPGVTADDFLLAVAGLWQLDRHGDWQAHARRLLDLVTDGLRVGAPGPGRSARKD; this is encoded by the coding sequence GTGCACCCCGACAAGGACGCACCCGCGGGCTCGGGGGCGCCGGCGGATCAGGACGGACCGCTGCGTTCGGACGCGCGACGCAATCGCGAGCGCATCCTGGCCGTCGCCCTGGCGGAGCTGACCCGCTCCGCCGACACCCCGCTGAGCGCGATAGCCAGGAAGGCGGGAGTCGGTCAGGGGACCTTCTACCGCAACTTCCACCATCGCGAGGCCCTCATCCTGGAGATCCACCGCCACGAGGTGCGGCAGGTGACCGACGCGGCGGCGCATCTGCTCGCCACCCGACCGCCGGATCGGGCACTGCGGGAGTGGACGGACCGTCTCGCACGGTTCGCCATGGCCAAGGCGGGCCTGGCCGAAGCGCTGCGGACGACCACCGGCACACCTCGGGGCGTCCTCACGAGGCTCGACCACAAGCCCCTGAGCTCGGCCGTGGCACTCCTGCTGCGGACCAACGAGGAAGCGGGCACCATCCGGCCCGGCGTGACCGCCGACGACTTCCTGCTCGCCGTCGCCGGACTCTGGCAGCTCGACCGCCACGGGGACTGGCAGGCGCACGCCCGCCGGCTGCTGGACCTGGTGACGGACGGCCTGCGCGTCGGCGCGCCAGGACCGGGCAGGTCCGCGCGGAAGGACTGA
- a CDS encoding dihydrofolate reductase family protein: protein MPKLRVHNITVSVDGYAAGPRQCLEHPLGEGFEGMHEWMFAAMRDLADGKGGIDVEFVERSEENIGATIMGRNMFGPRRGPWENESWTGWWGPNPPYHNDVFVHTHHLRPSVVMEGGTTFHFTDEPVETVLARAFEAAAGKDVRIGGGPGTVQQYLRAGLLDEMHLAVVPRLLGRGERLLDNLGDAIDGYRVAELVGSPAATHVRLVRR from the coding sequence ATGCCCAAGCTGCGCGTACACAACATCACGGTCTCGGTGGACGGTTACGCCGCCGGACCCCGCCAGTGTCTTGAGCATCCGCTCGGCGAGGGCTTCGAGGGCATGCACGAGTGGATGTTCGCCGCGATGCGCGACCTGGCCGACGGCAAGGGAGGAATCGACGTCGAGTTCGTGGAGCGCAGCGAGGAGAACATCGGCGCCACCATCATGGGCCGCAATATGTTCGGGCCTCGGCGCGGACCGTGGGAGAATGAGTCGTGGACGGGCTGGTGGGGACCCAACCCTCCATACCACAATGACGTGTTCGTGCACACGCACCACCTGCGGCCCTCGGTCGTCATGGAGGGCGGAACGACCTTCCACTTCACCGACGAACCGGTGGAGACGGTTCTCGCCCGTGCCTTCGAGGCGGCGGCGGGCAAGGACGTCCGGATCGGCGGCGGACCCGGCACCGTCCAGCAGTACCTGCGCGCGGGACTCCTCGACGAAATGCACCTGGCCGTCGTCCCGCGGCTCCTGGGCCGGGGAGAGCGCCTGCTCGACAACCTCGGGGACGCGATCGACGGCTACCGGGTGGCCGAGCTGGTCGGATCGCCGGCCGCGACGCACGTCCGGCTGGTCCGCCGCTGA
- a CDS encoding secondary thiamine-phosphate synthase enzyme YjbQ has product MSDAFTTQVLNISSGSSETVVDLTRDCEAFLREVAAGRDGLLNVFVPHATAGIAIIETGAGSDDDLLTALHSLLPADDRWQHRHGSPGHGRDHVLPAIVPPHATLPVVDGALELGTWQSVCLVDTNRDNPNRQVRLSFLG; this is encoded by the coding sequence ATGTCCGATGCCTTCACCACGCAGGTCCTGAACATCTCCTCCGGTTCGTCGGAGACGGTCGTCGACCTCACCCGCGACTGCGAGGCCTTCCTCCGCGAGGTCGCGGCGGGCCGTGACGGCCTCCTGAACGTCTTCGTCCCGCACGCCACCGCCGGAATCGCCATCATCGAGACAGGCGCGGGGAGTGATGACGACCTCCTCACCGCGCTGCACTCCCTGCTCCCCGCGGACGACCGCTGGCAGCACCGTCACGGCAGCCCCGGGCACGGCCGAGACCACGTCCTCCCCGCCATCGTCCCGCCGCACGCGACCCTGCCGGTGGTGGACGGGGCTCTGGAGCTGGGGACATGGCAGTCGGTGTGCCTGGTGGACACGAACCGGGACAACCCGAATCGCCAGGTGCGGCTGAGTTTCCTGGGCTGA